The Brachyhypopomus gauderio isolate BG-103 chromosome 1, BGAUD_0.2, whole genome shotgun sequence genome includes a window with the following:
- the LOC143525597 gene encoding uncharacterized protein LOC143525597 yields the protein MGTMVLLSLLIGGQIIFNISCSAAVIGTPQTGESINNVACANAATTTTSAQSTMEAQSTPTKSTTFTTAVTTDSTTVSTLNKTIPSLSSSTVAVATAQITTATQSTYEETTSSVNSSTTTAPTTNASKLPALTTAIVASSGSGVIPTTVSTSFSLVTTTAPALSTTTGSTKTTEISSATAAVSARNDPVPISTGATITSGGTANVDTIATMTSSNTVPTTISDQNTTVSQSVFRGCGRPITSPISPAATINSTLVPASTPPTAVSFSTTASSTRAPTSSITTTVKTSGQSVSAQSTSSESPSTTTKSITHVAATTDSSIIAGSITAPVDAYTRTATSSSAITTIPSAQSITNSYTSSATVTHSTHRTSTTVILPSSGIAVTETATVIPTTVATTTSPVTTTASGSVSTLTQTAEYFTTTADQSNFTGNPSAIIKSSTSATAITASVLRSTTVTVAPTTGTTSTGTATSASTGSQMPSVPITTAARSTSKGSTSTTSNSSTTTATTTDSSTLPTWTTMIVASSGTGVANTTVSPTAVAMSSSAITTAPASSTPAQSTTGSTTAYSFITVAAPSSIGSMPISASSNATIASTSTIAHTTVAMATADKSSNPVLASTSYQNTTAAQSTLTGSRSTIVTSPTTAAATTDSTAATFSTTAASTSATTSSITTTAKTSGQSARAQTSSESPSTTNVADTTDSAIIVGSITATAVPTIGATSTSTVTSTGAIIPSTRNPTAAQSISEGSENTINSYTSSATATDSSTRRTVISTVILPSGGIAVAETLHTSTTVIVASSATGGSNAATVTPTTVATPFSPIDTTASAPSTHVQSTGKASTITNSTITVAATSCIGSMPDSASTNATVTSTSTIVDTTVTMATADKSSKPLPATTSEQNTTAAQSIFTVNRSTIVTSPTTDSTAVHASTTATVAPSSTVGSAATSFNVTIATASAQSITADHSTPTGNIITNSTITAAASSSIGSAAVSGVASPSTAAVDTTFTLTTAAKSSNIVPDTTSDQNTTAQSTSTGSTKSTSTRATTNSAINMGSTTVTVAPATAAASTGTATSPSIITASAQMVTSRSSTFTPNRTQTAAALTSAGTPVPLTPVFPGKAAETSPSQRSTAYTAPSRISTAITTTTKESVHQNVDSSGISYRTSLFTALCFAFIPNILSN from the exons ATGGGAACCATGGTGCTGCTTTCTCTCCTAATTG GAGGGCAAATCATATTCAATATTTCCTGTTCTGCAGCTGTGATAGGAACACCACAAACTGGGGAATCTATTAATAATGTCGCCTGTGCAAATGCTGCTACTACAACAACCTCTGCTCAGTCTACCATGGAAGCTCAATCAACACCCACAAAGAGTACAACATTCACAACAGCCGTTACCACTGACTCAACTACAGTTTCTACTTTGAACAAAACAATTCCTTCATTATCTTCCAGCACGGTCGCCGTAGCCACAGCTCAAATTACAACAGCTACTCAATCAACATACGAAGAAACTACAAGTTCAGTAAACTCTTCCACAACTACTGCTCCCACCACTAACGCTTCTAAACTCCCTGCTTTGACAACTGCGATTGTGGCATCTAGCGGTAGTGGTGTTATCCCGACAACTGTGTCAACATCCTTCAGCCTCGTTACTACAACAGCTCCTGCTCTGTCAACAACTACAGGCAGTACAAAAACAACCGAAATTTCTTCCGCAACTGCTGCAGTTTCAGCCCGCAATGACCCAGTTCCCATTTCAACAGGTGCAACCATCACGTCTGGGGGTACTGCCAATGTTGACACAATTGCTACCATGACATCTTCAAACACTGTCCCTACAACAATATCTGATCAAAATACAACAGTTTCTCAATCGGTATTCAGAGGCTGTGGAAGACCCATAACCTCTCCCATAAGTCCTGCTGCCACCATCAACTCTACACTAGTTCCTGCTTCGACACCACCAACTGCGGTATCTTTTAGCACTACTGCTTCCTCTACTCGTGCTCCTACAtcttccatcaccaccactgtcAAAACCTCAGGTCAGTCTGTAAGCGCTCAATCAACATCCTCAGAAAGTCCAAGTACAACTACCAAGTCCATCACACATGTTGCAGCCACCACAGACTCTTCCATAATTGCAGGATCCATAACAGCACCTGTAGATGCATATACAAGGACCGCCACATCTTCCAGTGCCATCACCACAATACCCTCTGCTCAATCAATAACAAACTCTTACACAAGTTCTGCTACGGTCACTCACTCTACACATCGTACTTCAACAACGGTCATTTTGCCATCTAGTGGTATTGCTGTTACTGAAACAGCAACAGTTATCCCTACAACAGTGGCTACAACCACCAGCCCCGTCACTACAACAGCTTCTGGCAGTGTAAGTACATTAACGCAGACTGCAGAATATTTTACCACTACAGCTGATCAATCAAACTTCACAGGAAATCCAAGTGCAATTATCAAGTCTTCAACAAGTGCCACAGCCATAACCGCCTCCGTTCTCAGATCCACAACTGTAACTGTAGCTCCTACCACAGGAACGACGTCTACAGGTACTGCCACTTCTGCCAGTACCGGCAGCCAGATGCCCTCAGTTCCCATTACAACAGCTGCTCGATCAACATCCAAAGGAAGTACAAGTACAACTTCAAACTCTTCCACAACTACTGCAACTACCACAGACTCTTCTACACTTCCTACTTGGACAACCATGATTGTGGCATCTAGCGGGACTGGTGTTGCCAACACAACAGTCTCCCCTACAGCTGTGGCTATGTCTTCTAGCGCCATCACAACAGCTCCTGCTTCATCTACACCTGCACAGTCAACTACAGGCAGCACAACAGCATATTCTTTCATAACTGTGGCCGCTCCATCCAGCATTGGGTCAATGCCCATTTCTGCTTCAAGCAACGCAACCATCGCTTCTACAAGTACCATTGCCCACACAACAGTTGCCATGGCAACTGCAGATAAATCTTCAAACCCTGTCCTTGCATCAACCTCTTATCAAAATACAACGGCTGCTCAATCAACACTCACAGGCAGCAGAAGTACAATCGTCACTTCTCCCACAACTGCTGCAGCCACCACTGACTCGACTGCGGCAACTTTTAGCACTACAGCTGCCTCTACTAGTGCTACTACAtcttccatcaccaccactgccAAAACCTCAGGTCAGTCTGCAAGAGCTCAAACATCCTCAGAAAGTCCAAGTACAACAAATGTTGCAGACACCACAGACTCTGCTATCATTGTGGGATCCATAACCGCAACTGCAGTTCCTACCATAGGAGCTACGTCTACGAGTACAGTTACCAGCACTGGCGCCATAATACCCTCTACTCGAAATCCAACAGCTGCTCAATCAATATCCGAAGGCAGTGAAAATACAATAAACTCTTACACAAGTTCTGCTACTGCCACCGACTCTTCTACCCGTCGTACGGTTATTTCAACGGTTATTTTGCCATCTGGTGGTATCGCTGTTGCTGAAACACTTCATACTTCGACAACTGTGATTGTGGCATCTAGCGCTACTGGTGGTAGCAACGCAGCAACAGTCACCCCTACAACTGTGGCTACACCCTTTAGCCCCATCGATACAACAGCTTCTGCTCCATCTACACATGTTCAGTCAACAGGCAAAGCAAGTACAATTACAAATTCCACCATAACTGTGGCTGCTACATCCTGCATTGGGTCTATGCCGGATTCTGCTTCAACCAATGCAACGGTCACATCTACAAGTACTATTGTTGACACAACAGTTACCATGGCAACTGCAGATAAGTCTTCAAAGCCTCTCCCTGCAACAACCTCTGAACAAAATACAACAGCTGCTCAGTCGATATTCACAGTCAACAGAAGTACCATCGTGACTTCTCCCACAACCGACTCTACTGCAGTTCATGCTTCGACAACAGCGACCGTGGCACCTTCCAGCACTGTTGGAAGTGCGGCTACATCTTTCAACGTTACCATTGCCACAGCCTCAGCTCAGTCTATAACAGCTGATCATTCAACACCCACAGGAAATATAATCACAAATTCTACCATAACTGCGGCTGCTTCCTCCAGCATTGGGTCTGCGGCAGTTTCAGGTGTCGCATCTCCAAGTACTGCTGCTGTTGACACCACGTTCACCCTGACAACTGCAGCCAAATCTTCaaacattgtccccgatacaaCCTCTGATCAAAATACAACTGCTCAATCAACCTCCACAGGAAGTACAAAGTCTACAAGTACCAGGGCCACCACTAACTCTGCTATCAATATGGGATCCACAACAGTGACTGTAGCCCCTGCCACAGCAGCTGCATCTACAGGTACCGCCACATCTCCCAGCATCATAACAGCATCTGCTCAGATGGTCACATCACGATCATCTACGTTTACACCAAACAGGACTCAGACTGCTGCTGCCTTGACATCTGCAGGTACTCCGGTACCACTTACCCCAGTCTTCCCTGGCAAAGCTGCAGAAACTAGTCCATCACAGAGATCCACTGCATACACAGCACCATCCAGGATATCTACCGCCATAACCACTACCACAAAAGAGTCAGTACATCAGAATGTAGATTCGAGTGGAATAAGCTACAGAACAAGCCTGTTCACGGCTTTGTGTTTTGCATTTATTCCAAACATATTAAGCAATTAA
- the LOC143525845 gene encoding uncharacterized protein LOC143525845, whose protein sequence is MATQTQPVMEKLTAFQSSKSKVTPQVKRNPADSDGYLKYLKHSSHIELSCNGADSPVSGPITIKVFDSSSGTQIPLSLESTDTIERLKQKLKEQKLKMEDMDLVYNGVIVQGPQTLLELRVMPGACFLPVYRCRGG, encoded by the exons ATGGCAACTCAAACTCAGCCAGTAATGGAAAAG ctcacTGCTTTTCAAAGCTCAAAATCTAAAGTGACACCACAAGTCAAAAGAAATCCTGCTGACTCTGATGGGTACTTAAAATATCTGAAACACAGCAGCCATATTGAGTTGTCCTGTAATGGTGCTGATTCTCCTGTGTCTGGACCAATTACAATCAAAGTATTTGACAGTTCCAGTGGCACCCAG ATCCCCCTGAGTCTGGAAAGCACTGACACCATTGAGCGTCTGAAGCAGAAGTTGAAGGAACAGAAGCTGAAGATGGAAGACATGGACCTCGTTTACAATGGCGTTATCGTTCAAGGTCCACAGACCCTGTTGGAGCTGAGAGTGATGCCTGGGGCATGTTTCCTTCCCGTCTACAGGTGCCGTGGGGGTTAG